The Kordia sp. SMS9 DNA window GTTTTGAGAACGCAATGCGGCAACAACTTCACCAGCTGTCATGTTGAAACTGGCAACTTTATCAGGATCTAACCAAATGCGCATGGCATATTCTGCAGCACCAAATAATTGAATGTCTCCAATTCCCTTGATTCTGGCTAATTCATCTTTTAATTGGAGTGTTGCATAGTTTCCAATATAAGTTTGATCGTAGGTTTTGTTTGGTGAATACATATTGACCACTAGTAAGATGTCTGGCGCAATTTTTTTCGTGGTAATTCCCAAACGACGTACCGATTCTGGTAATCTTGGTTCGGCAATCGCTACACGGTTTTGTACTTGCACTTGCGCTCTGTCTAAATCGGTTCCGAGTTCAAAGGCAACTTGTAGTGTTACACGTCCGTCCGCAGATGATTGCGACGTCATGTAAATCATGTTTTCTACACCATTGATTTCTTTTTCTAAAGGAGAAGCAACCGTTTGTGAGAGTGTTTCCGCGTTGGCTCCTGGATAGGTAGCAACTACCTCAACAGTTGGTGGCGCTACGTCTGGAAATTGTGATACGGGAAGCGACACGTATGCTAATCCGCCGACGATGAGAATTAAAATGCTCAATACGGCTGCGAAAATGGGTCTTTTGATAAATATATGACTGAATTTCATGAGTTCTAAATGTGTTAATGTTGGACATGCGTATCCTTGTCGCCCTTTGATTTAGTGTGATAATTTACTGTAAAAGCGATCGTTAGATACCGATATATTTTTGGTTGTTATTCTGCGTTTGCGACAGTTAACAAGGATTTGTTTGTGTATTGAAGTATTGTTTCTATTGGACGTACCACAACGCCTGGACGAATTTTTTGAATGTTGTTTGTGATTAATTTGTCTTCGGCTGTTAAACCGTTTCTGATAATTCGTAATCCGTTGGTATGTAATGGACCCAACGTTACGTTTTTAGTCATTATTTTATTGTCTGCTCCTAAAACATATACATACCGTACCGATTGATTGGTTCCGATGATTTCGTCTGGAATCATGATAGCTTCGTGTTCCGCACTTCCTAGTAAACGTGCTTTTCCGAACATTCCTGGCTCTATGAAACCGTCTTTGTTGTCTAAAACAGCACGACCTTCAATGGTTCCTGTGCTTCTGTCAATTTCGTTATCTACGAAATCCATCGCACCTTCGTGTGCAAAATCATTTTCGTCTTGTAATTGTAAGAATACTGGATTTGCGGTTGATCGTGAAGATCCGCGTTCTCCGTTTCGCGCCAAGCGTGCATATTTAAGAAAATCTGCTTCGCTTCCGTTAAAGTAAAAGTGAATTGGACTCGTAGCAACTACCGTTGTGAGTAAGGTTGAGTTTGCCGATCCGCCATCAATGAGGTTTCCTTCGTTCACCATATCGCGACTTACACGTCCTGAAATTGGTGCTTTTACGTTGGTGAAGTTTAAGTTTAAACGAGCATTGTCCACAGTAGCTTGTGCTAATTGTACAGCAGCTTTTGCGCCCGCTACAGCTTGACTACGGCGATCGTATTCTTCCATAGAAACGGCACCAGAAGCTTTTAACGATTGTACTCTGTTAAAGTTGTCTTCGGCTGTTTTTAAGAGTGATTTTGATTGTGCCAACGTTGCTTTTGCTTGCGCTAAGGCAATTTTGTACGGACGTTGATCTATCGTAAATAAAACGTCTCCTTTGTTGACATGTTGTCCATCTTTGAAGCTTACTTTTTCTATGTATCCGCTGACTCTAGCGCGAACTTCTACGCGGTTACTGGCTTCAAATCGTCCTGTGTATTCGTCCCATTCGGTAATGTTATCAACTACAGGAGTTGATACTTCCACAGCTAATGCTGGTGGGATTACTTCTGTTGTTTCTGCTTTTGTGTCATCTGCTTTTGTAAAAGCGACCACTACTAATGCTAGTGAAATCAATCCTACAAATGCGAAGACTTGTAGTGTGATTTTTTTGGTGTTTAGATTGAGTGTTTTCATTGTATTATATTTTTAGTTTTTTGTGATTCTATTTTTTTGATGGTACAAATGTAGCTGGAGACGTATCGCATCTGTTAACCAAAATCACATCATAAATGACCAAAATGTAAGATTTGACCATTTTATCACTTTTTTACACTCTTTTTGATCGTTTTTAGAAATGTTTTTGATCAATTTTTAGGGAAGAAAGTTATTTTGATTGCTTGAATTTTATGTAAATCACTGAAAAACAGCCATGAATTGATTGGTTTTATTTGTGCTTGTAGCGAATTTTTTAAATGATCAAAAAGTTCGGTTTTTTCACGTTAATGATAACTAAAAAACCTTCCTGTTTCCAGAAAGGTTTTTGTCCTTTAACATTGATATCTTATCAAAAGAGGTTTGCTTGGTTTATATAATACCAATTTACCGTGAAAGGATTGAAAATACATTCCTATTTTACCGTTAGAGACACTATTCTTTCCACTTCGGTAAACCGTCTGTCAGGTATCCGGCGTTTCATACTAGTAAGTCTGTACACTTCATTTATTCTAAGCATCACTTTCGTTCCAGGACGCGATTGTCTAACTTGAGTTCCTAACGCCACATTTACCCTACTTTTACCCTTTACTGAGACTGAATTTACTTTGGTCGGTGGGCCAAGGCTTAATTGTGCTAAAACATCAATAGAGGTTATCGAATAGTTTGCTTCTTCTGGCATTAGGGCTGCAAAATTTGGATCTGGAATTATATTAACGATGATTCTAGAAGTTTTGGGAACAGGAATGCTACCGTCGGTTTTTTTACTATTAATAAATAATTCTACACTAGGTTTAGGAGGCATTATTACACTAACCGTTTCCGACCAGTTGTATGGAATGGTATCCAGTGTAGCGCTGTAGTTAATTGTATGATTTCCTGTAGTTTTTGGAATAATTTCCCAATAATTTGGCGTACTTCCGCTTTTAGGGATCACCAGAAAATTGGCATCAGTCATTATTTTAAAATCAGAAAACCCTTCTAGCGCATCAAACTGTAGTGTATTCCGGCAATTAGCATATAATACTCTTGATCCTAAGATACGAGGCGCTGTCATGATTTTTGGCGGACTTTGTATAAATATCGTATCCGCTGGCATGGTTATAGTTTTGGGTTCTTCGGTCGCTTTTTCTTTAGTAATATCAACTTTCTTTTCTTGGGTAGAATTGCACGAATAAGTCAATATGACAACTAGCAAAAACGGAAAAAGGGATTTATTTATCATTCAAGTAATTTTTTAGTACGTACGTATTTAAAATGTGTTAACAAGATACATGATAATTTTTAGTTCCTTTATCGCTTCTTCTTATTGCTTAAAAAAAGCCTCTCAATTTCTTGAAAGGCTTCTGTATATTTTGAGAATTTTACACTACGTTAAAAATCTATTACAATTCCCAAACTTGGAATTACTTGTCCAGAATCGGTTTCTATTTGTTGTAAACTTCTTGGTTGTGCAATGTTTCCACTCATATCTCTTGTCAAACCGTATTGTGGGTTTTGCGGAATGTCTTGTCCTAAAATATTTTGCGCTTCTATAAAGACGTTTAATGACAGCTTTTCAAAGTTCCACTTTTTATCAATTCGAAGGTCTAACTGACTGAATACATCTAAGTCTTCTTCGCCCAAACGATTATAATCCAACACTACTTCTGGATAGTTTGCCAACGTTGCCGCTTCATTTGTTGGCACAAACGGCGTATTTCCTGCAAAACGATAGCGTGCACTTACTTCCCAGTTTTTCTTTAATTTGTAACCTCCTGTAAAGGAAATTAAATGACGACTGTCCCAAACTGAAGGAATGAACTCATTGCGGTCAAATCCTGTAAATTCACTGTAAAAGAACGTATACGCAAAAATTCCGTAGAAATTATTAGTCAGCTTTTGCTGAAATTGCAATTCCAATCCGTAGCTTCTTCCTTGTCCAACTGTTTCCACGTCTTCACTTCCCAATACTTCAAAATCGGCTCCTTTATTTGCTAATGAAACGCCATCTAACACAGAAACTGGGTAATCGTCATATCGTTTGTAAAATCCTTCTAAAGAAATACTAGATGACGGACTGAAATAATGTTGCAATCCAATGACATAATGATCACTTACGGTGTATTCTGAATTTTGATTGATCAACATTCCCTGACTGTCTCTAAATCCTAAGATTGTATATGGTGGAAGTTTGAAATAACGCCCAACAGAACCATTTAAACGCCAGTTTTCTGCAAATTCGTACGAAGCAGACAATCGTGGTGAAAAGGTAGAAAGCAAGTTGTCTTCACTTGTAAATGAATCATCATCCATTCTAAAACCAAAAGAAACATCTAATTTATCATTAAAGAAACTCTTGGTCACATTCGCAAAGAAACCATATTTCATAAAGTCAATTTCCGTATTGAAAGCGATGTTATCGGTTAGGTTGATCGTGTTATTTTCGTAATCAGAATATTGCGCGTTGAAACCTGTCGTAAATTTCCAATCGTCGTAAAATTTGGTGAGTTGATAACGAAGTTTAGTTTCAGACTCGCGCGAATCGTTGTTGAAAAATACGCCCGTTTCATTTTCAGGATCGTCATAGCGTGTAAATTCGTTCACCAAGGTATTATTACTCAACGTCGTTTGCATGTATCCTGAACCATCTTTGAAACGTTTTTTCCATGTTACACCAAGTGCATTGGTTCGCTGATTTATAAACGGTGCTTGTTCTAGCTGTGCTTGTTGTTCCGCATCGAAATCGTCGGGTGCTTCCACCGAAAAATCATCAATAGAACCCAAACCGAGCAAACTAACCGTATTAAACGCATCAATTTCATGTGCTACTTTAAATTGATAATCCCAATAATTTGGTCGGAATGGCAAACCGATCGCTTCAAATAAAAATTGCAAATAACTACGACGTACCGAAGCCAAAATGGTGGTTTTGCTTTCTTCGTTATTTCCTTTAAAAAGTGGTCCTTCTAGCGTAAGCGCTGCTTCACTGGCACTTACACGAAAGTTTCCCGTAAAATTTCTGGCATTTCCGCTGCGCTGACTGAATTGTAAGGTTCCCGATAATGGATTGTCATATTGTGCGCCAAACGCCGAAGTAGACAATGTTACATTGTCAATAAATGATACATTAATCATTCCTACAGGTCCGCCCGCACTTCCTTGTGTACTAAAGTGATTGATGTTCGGAATTTCCATGCCATCCAAATAATACACTGTTTCGTTGGGCGCACCACCACGAATGATTAAATCGTTTCGAAATCCACCAATGGATGGTGAAACTCCTGGAAGCGTTTGCGCTACTTGTACCACATCGTTATTACTTCCTGGATACGTTGCAATTTCCACAGCAGAAAGCGATTGTGTGGAAAGCGGTGTTTCTTTTGGGCGACTAATTTTGTCGGCATTGGTAATAATTACTGCATCTAAAAATTCTTTGGATTCTTTTAGCGTGAAATTATATGCAGGTGTTCCTTTGGAGCGAACAATAATGTTATACTCTGTCTGGTTTTCAAAACCTTGATAACTTACGGTAAGATTGTATGAACCTGGCGGCACGTTGGTAATTCGGTAATTTCCGTCAAAATCGGTTTGCGCACCATAAGTGGTTCCATCAATAATAACGTTGGCTCCAGGAATTGGTGTTCCTTTTTCATCCGTGACTTTTCCTGCCACTTCTCCTACAACTTGTGCGTTGGTTGTGAAGAACGCACCGAGAGAAATTAATAAAATGATTAGCTTTTTCATAACATAAATAGTAAGTTGTTTCTGTTTTAAGCGTACTTTTGTTTAATATATTTTAATAAATGTTAAACAAAAATAAGGATAATTACTATTTTATCTTGATTTTACGTGATATAATGTGAAAAGTAAGCTGCTGAAACTTCTCAAAAAACTAGATGGCTTTCATGAAGATATTTACCATTCTGGCGAAAAAGATTTACAAAAAATTGCAAATTCACTCAACAGCGCAGAAGATCAAAATTCATAAAAAAGTCTCCCATATTTCCTATTGAGAATTTGTGAAATCGTATTTTAAAAAAGTTGCTTAGAATACTGTACTTGATAGAATACACTTTGATACTATCCCTAAAAACAGTATTTTTATTAAAAAAATTGTATAATTTCTAAAACTGTTTATTAAAAAACGTACACGCATATTATTTTACTTTGCTGATACTAATAACGTTAGCAAACTAAAATATAGCGTAATAGTCTGTAAATCTTATAGAAAAATAGGTATCTGATATTGTTATACGTTGTAAAAATTAACACGTCAGAAAGATTTTAATCTCTATGTGTGTGACAGATTATGTAGTGAATTTTTGATTTCATTCCCTCTAAAAAACAAAAATCATTCAAGGCTTTTCCCATTATAAGATATTAATTTCATGCTCGTTGCAATGATCACATACTTATGCCGAAAACATTTTTGAAATTATGTTAAACAGTCTCTATCTGTTTTTGAAGATACGCATTGTTCATCAAACACAATAAGAGCCAACCATGTATCGAATTAATATCAATATTCTATGAAAAAGTTACTACCAATTCTAATTCTTTTAAGTGCATCATTTGCATTTTCGCAAAACAATCCTACCGTAATTATTGAAGGTGAGTTTATGATGAAAACCATTCCTCTTAGGGACTTTGTAACAAGTCAGGATAAAACCTATAAGGTAAATGAAATACGAATCATAGCCAACAACTTACGGGCAAATGAAAAGTTAAATCCCGAAGGTCTTCCGTTGAACGGCGTTGACCCATTACGACAAACATCTAATGGGAATTATTCCGCTAGTTTTAATTTAGAAGAAAGTTTTGATGGAGTTTCCATTAATGAATCGGGAGGTTCTATCCCGCCAGATCCTACTGGTGCCGCTGGCCCTAATCACTATGTGAATGCGGTAAATACAGTAGTAAAGATTTTTGATAAGATGGGAAACACATTGGCAGGGCCAACACCGTTGGGTACGTTTTTAGGTTCTGGAAATAATTCAGGAGATCCTATTGTAATGTATGATCATCTTGCGGATCGCTATTTTGTAAGTCAATTTGGAGCTGCGTCAAACTCGTTGGTTATAGGAGTTTCTGATACGCCAGATCCGACAGGCGCTTATAATGTGTATGAATTTACTTTTGATTCTTTCCCTGATTACCCACACTATTCAATATGGCCAGATGGATATTACTTAACCGCTAACAAAGGAGGAACCGAAACTGTATTTGTATTGGAAAGAGATGTGATTATAAATGGTGGTCCAAATCCTCAAATTGTCGGTTTTGCATTGCCAGGAGTGGTGAATAACCCAAATACCGTTTTTAGTCCTGAGCCCGCAAACTTATTAGGAACTAATTTCCCTGCGAATGTGCCAGGATATATTGTATATCTACAAGATGACGGATGGAGTACTTCCATAGCCAATGATCATTTGAAAATATGGGAAATTGACATGGATTGGATCAATGCTGCCAACTCCACAATAACAAACCCAATAGAAGTTCCACTGAATGCTTTTGATGCTGTTTTTGCTCCTTTTGGAACAGGTGATGTTGAACAACCTGGAACGACGCAAAAAATTGATATGATTGGTGGAGTGATATCGTATGCCGCAAATTATAGAAGTTTTGGTACACATAATTCGTGGGTAATCACATTTAACGTAGATGTAGACGGAAATGACACGTCTGGTGTACGTTGGATTGAATTAAGAAATAATGCATCCGATAATTGGAGCGTTTACCAAGAAGGTACATACGCACCCGCAGACGGAAGCAGTCGCTTTATGGGATCTGCTGCCATTGATTTGCAAGGAAATATTGGATTAGGTTTCAACATTGCTAGTAGTACAATACCTGTTGGTATTTCCTATACTGGTCGTTTTAGTACAGATCCATTGGGGCAAATGACGATTGCAGAAACGAGTATTGTTAATGGTTTTGGAGTGCAAACTTTTACAAATAGATTTGGTGATTATTCACACCTTACCATGGATCCTGATGGATTTACATTTTGGCATACGGCTGAATATTTTTCGACTAATAATACTTGGCGATCGCGCGTAGCTTCTTTTAAAATATCTCCTGGTTTTGATAATGATGTAGGTATAACTGCAATTGTAAGTCCTCAAAATGGAATCTTAACAAATTCAGAAGCTGTAGAAGTCACTATTAGAAATTTTGGGAATTTAAGTCAATCCAATATTCCCGTAGAACTTAGAGTTGATGGAACATTGGTTGCTTCAGAAGTATTTACGGGTACATTGAATTCAGGCGATGCTACAAATTATATATTTTCGCAAACTATTGATTTGTCAAATGCGGGACAAACGTACACTATAGAAGCAAAAACGGCACTTTCTACGGATCAGTTTGTAACGAATGATCCGTATAGTGAAGATGTGACACATTTATTGAATACTGATGTGGGAGTTATTAGTATTAACGCACCACAAACTGGATCGAATCTTGGGAATGAGACTGTAACCGTAATTGTTAGAAACTTTGGTGCCAATCCTCAAAGTAATATCCCTGTGGAATATAATGTGAATGGAGGCGCTACTATTTCTGAAACAATCACAGCAACGATTAACCCAGAAGAGACATTGGAATATAGCTTTACACAAACTTCAGATTTTTCAAATGTGGGAGCTTACACCATTACAGCTACGACAGTTTTAAATGGTGATGAAATGCCAAGCAATGACAGTACGATTCAAGTCGTTGAAAACTTAATATGTATGTCTACAGCCGATTGTAGTTTTGGAGATGGTTTTCGACTGTTTTCTGTGGCTGAAATAAACAATACTTCTGGATGTGAAGGCTATGGTGATTTTACGAATCAAATTGCAAACTTAGAACCTGGCACTACATATCCATTGACGGTAACAACAAATTATGGCAATCAATATTTAACGGTTTGGATCGATTTTAATGATAATAATGTTTTTGAGATAAATGAAAAGGTAGTGACTGATTTTATAATTGGAGCAAATCAAAACAACGGTACAT harbors:
- a CDS encoding efflux RND transporter periplasmic adaptor subunit, producing MKTLNLNTKKITLQVFAFVGLISLALVVVAFTKADDTKAETTEVIPPALAVEVSTPVVDNITEWDEYTGRFEASNRVEVRARVSGYIEKVSFKDGQHVNKGDVLFTIDQRPYKIALAQAKATLAQSKSLLKTAEDNFNRVQSLKASGAVSMEEYDRRSQAVAGAKAAVQLAQATVDNARLNLNFTNVKAPISGRVSRDMVNEGNLIDGGSANSTLLTTVVATSPIHFYFNGSEADFLKYARLARNGERGSSRSTANPVFLQLQDENDFAHEGAMDFVDNEIDRSTGTIEGRAVLDNKDGFIEPGMFGKARLLGSAEHEAIMIPDEIIGTNQSVRYVYVLGADNKIMTKNVTLGPLHTNGLRIIRNGLTAEDKLITNNIQKIRPGVVVRPIETILQYTNKSLLTVANAE
- a CDS encoding TonB-dependent receptor encodes the protein MKKLIILLISLGAFFTTNAQVVGEVAGKVTDEKGTPIPGANVIIDGTTYGAQTDFDGNYRITNVPPGSYNLTVSYQGFENQTEYNIIVRSKGTPAYNFTLKESKEFLDAVIITNADKISRPKETPLSTQSLSAVEIATYPGSNNDVVQVAQTLPGVSPSIGGFRNDLIIRGGAPNETVYYLDGMEIPNINHFSTQGSAGGPVGMINVSFIDNVTLSTSAFGAQYDNPLSGTLQFSQRSGNARNFTGNFRVSASEAALTLEGPLFKGNNEESKTTILASVRRSYLQFLFEAIGLPFRPNYWDYQFKVAHEIDAFNTVSLLGLGSIDDFSVEAPDDFDAEQQAQLEQAPFINQRTNALGVTWKKRFKDGSGYMQTTLSNNTLVNEFTRYDDPENETGVFFNNDSRESETKLRYQLTKFYDDWKFTTGFNAQYSDYENNTINLTDNIAFNTEIDFMKYGFFANVTKSFFNDKLDVSFGFRMDDDSFTSEDNLLSTFSPRLSASYEFAENWRLNGSVGRYFKLPPYTILGFRDSQGMLINQNSEYTVSDHYVIGLQHYFSPSSSISLEGFYKRYDDYPVSVLDGVSLANKGADFEVLGSEDVETVGQGRSYGLELQFQQKLTNNFYGIFAYTFFYSEFTGFDRNEFIPSVWDSRHLISFTGGYKLKKNWEVSARYRFAGNTPFVPTNEAATLANYPEVVLDYNRLGEEDLDVFSQLDLRIDKKWNFEKLSLNVFIEAQNILGQDIPQNPQYGLTRDMSGNIAQPRSLQQIETDSGQVIPSLGIVIDF
- a CDS encoding GEVED domain-containing protein, with translation MKKLLPILILLSASFAFSQNNPTVIIEGEFMMKTIPLRDFVTSQDKTYKVNEIRIIANNLRANEKLNPEGLPLNGVDPLRQTSNGNYSASFNLEESFDGVSINESGGSIPPDPTGAAGPNHYVNAVNTVVKIFDKMGNTLAGPTPLGTFLGSGNNSGDPIVMYDHLADRYFVSQFGAASNSLVIGVSDTPDPTGAYNVYEFTFDSFPDYPHYSIWPDGYYLTANKGGTETVFVLERDVIINGGPNPQIVGFALPGVVNNPNTVFSPEPANLLGTNFPANVPGYIVYLQDDGWSTSIANDHLKIWEIDMDWINAANSTITNPIEVPLNAFDAVFAPFGTGDVEQPGTTQKIDMIGGVISYAANYRSFGTHNSWVITFNVDVDGNDTSGVRWIELRNNASDNWSVYQEGTYAPADGSSRFMGSAAIDLQGNIGLGFNIASSTIPVGISYTGRFSTDPLGQMTIAETSIVNGFGVQTFTNRFGDYSHLTMDPDGFTFWHTAEYFSTNNTWRSRVASFKISPGFDNDVGITAIVSPQNGILTNSEAVEVTIRNFGNLSQSNIPVELRVDGTLVASEVFTGTLNSGDATNYIFSQTIDLSNAGQTYTIEAKTALSTDQFVTNDPYSEDVTHLLNTDVGVISINAPQTGSNLGNETVTVIVRNFGANPQSNIPVEYNVNGGATISETITATINPEETLEYSFTQTSDFSNVGAYTITATTVLNGDEMPSNDSTIQVVENLICMSTADCSFGDGFRLFSVAEINNTSGCEGYGDFTNQIANLEPGTTYPLTVTTNYGNQYLTVWIDFNDNNVFEINEKVVTDFIIGANQNNGTFTETVDVSIPANANTGTHTMRAKINWNNAVPDDACENTAYGETEDYTVSVQTLSVEEFAFGNNSDLSIIEKGENQFEAVLNTPYNGDVYAAIYNMNGQQLKFKNLSKSAPNSYVVALDMSQAASGVYTLKIGGIKTSSYISEKFIVK